From one Plasmodium knowlesi strain H genome assembly, chromosome: 11 genomic stretch:
- a CDS encoding transportin, putative, protein MHNNCFDNNNSYMEWKPNEKIYKTIIQALESSCNSSNNSVQIEVTKVLKDLNENVTDAALYQLHIFLNKQEKNDVRQVAGLLLKNYINSKNKFLNNEILKIIKNEIFKLVEDEVKEIRNTAGSVITTILTKYEGIDKWPEALYNLLLLIERGNNDVVDGAFRAIIIIIEDELMNRKSADSFFFQFCKTQLLQKLFAYCAPQEKSIKKKYAAECLDLFITASCFTTNGVFNDYFPQLWECLGFLASEEDTQILKIVVTCMTVITDTRYSSIFNNLDAVIQFMVNATNSCDRKVQLEALEFWPVFIKDRSYIAYSNYNNNSRTNDINKVENNYIDENVYKNINELRNEGLKILKNYLPYLCKILVDNTVYTKWDYLTMDESHFQNDNANVPDLIQDISPEMYNNSSKNNDMNTQQVQEEMKINKMNNNNDNHTHMGSNNSHNENMKSNNLNSIGRNDTGMGQAGDEGNNDNHMDDYTDDEDEKNDEMTARTWGNDWTVRKGAALCLDYLSNVYNDEILEFILPHIEEKLMSDKWNIRESAVLTLGAIAKGCMYSLSPFIPKVLEYLIKLLNDEKPLARSISCWCVTRFSSWICHPDNCDKWFEPVLLNLLKRILDTNKRVQEAACSSFANLEEDALDLLNNYLHEIVHTIQQAFQIYQAKNYFILFDVVGTLIDSVNIVKENNDLAHEIVNSILSKWNTIRINSPYIIALMECMSCITSAYGKDFLKYAKNVIRTCIKFLVLLYIDLEEEIKYYYSKKAGNTNTYMVNRNNISMTASELLAYYKISNDDYFTTLKDIDSISPSKKKDLIECSFDLLSRILSVINSNIMNIISENEFNFIPLVHKYCLKFDNIKFDGILNNKLIMNQGFNKMVFSPEGGNPISSSSSSVVKNGRIVIPREGENDELTELAKNFLNFGILQSNFALIGDISRFCAQYLIPYLNDIIPFLIAHIAHPSTPVSNNASWAIGEISIHINPQYMEVYVDEIIKQLIYICQNSKYHGCLLQNICITLGRLSSIYPKKIIFYFPQFLKTWLKIMSHGTQENEKINSLKAILETLYLNLDIAAENLQDIVYIILKYKYVCQNMNNFFHQFLATMKQKYPTQWKGIYSSTGDSLSSPIPNEMLSDLSTRFNL, encoded by the coding sequence ATGCATAACAACTGCTTCGATAATAACAATTCGTACATGGAATGGAAGCCAAACGAGAAGATATACAAAACGATAATACAAGCGTTGGAGTCCTCATGCAACAGCTCGAACAACAGTGTCCAAATTGAGGTGACGAAAGTTTTGAAAGATCTAAACGAAAATGTAACCGATGCAGCTCTCTACCAATTGCACATCTTCTTGAACaaacaggagaaaaatgatGTGAGACAAGTAGCAGGgttattattaaaaaattatataaattcaaagaataaatttttaaataacgaaattttaaaaataataaaaaatgaaattttcaAGCTAGTAGAAGATGAAGTAAAGGAAATAAGGAACACTGCAGGTTCTGTAATAACCACCATATTGACAAAATACGAAGGGATAGATAAATGGCCAGAAGCATTATACAACTTATTGCTACTGATTGAAAGAGGGAATAATGATGTAGTGGATGGAGCCTTCCGTgcgataataataataattgagGATGAATTAATGAATAGAAAAAGTGCggattcttttttcttccaattttgtaaaacacaattgttacaaaaattatttgcataTTGTGCCCCACAAgaaaaaagcataaaaaaaaaatatgccgcGGAATGTTTAGATTTGTTTATAACAGCATCATGCTTCACAACCAATGGAGTGTTCAATGATTATTTCCCGCAGTTATGGGAATGCCTAGGATTTCTAGCCTCAGAGGAGGATACGCAAATTCTAAAAATAGTAGTAACCTGCATGACTGTCATTACGGACACAAGATATTCCTCCATATTTAACAACCTGGACGCTGTCATACAATTTATGGTGAACGCCACAAATTCGTGTGATAGGAAGGTTCAATTAGAGGCGCTAGAATTCTGGCCCGTGTTCATTAAGGATAGAAGCTATATTGCCTACTCCAATTACAATAACAACAGCAGGACAAATGACATAAACAAAGTAGAAAATAATTACATAGACGAAAATGTATATAAGAATATAAACGAGTTACGAAATGAAGgattgaaaatattaaaaaattatttacctTACTTGTGTAAAATATTGGTAGACAACACGGTATATACCAAGTGGGATTATTTAACCATGGATGAATCCCATTTCCAAAATGATAATGCTAATGTGCCAGACTTGATTCAAGATATTTCTCCTGAGATGTACAACAATAGtagtaaaaataatgacATGAACACACAGCAAGtgcaggaagaaatgaaaataaataaaatgaacaacaacaatgacaatcatacacatatgggaAGTAATAATTCCCAcaatgaaaatatgaaaagtaACAATTTAAATAGTATTGGAAGAAACGACACAGGAATGGGGCAAGCAGGggatgaaggaaataatGACAATCATATGGATGACTATAccgatgatgaggatgaaaagaatgaCGAAATGACAGCGAGAACTTGGGGAAATGATTGGACCGTAAGGAAAGGAGCCGCATTATGTTTAGATTATTTGTCCAATGTGTACAATGACGAAATATTAGAGTTCATCTTACCACATATAGAAGAGAAACTAATGAGTGACAAATGGAACATAAGGGAAAGTGCAGTACTAACCCTAGGTGCGATAGCCAAAGGTTGCATGTATagtctttccccttttattcccaaagtgttagaatatttgataaaattgttaaacGATGAAAAGCCTCTTGCGAGGAGTATCTCCTGTTGGTGCGTAACTAGATTTTCTTCATGGATATGTCATCCAGATAATTGCGACAAATGGTTCGAACCCGTTTTGTTAAACCTCTTAAAAAGGATTCTGGATACAAACAAGAGGGTACAGGAAGCGGCTTGCTCCTCCTTTGCTAATTTAGAAGAAGATGCGCTAGATTTACTTAACAACTATCTGCATGAAATTGTGCACACGATTCAACAGGCATTTCAAATATATCAAGCGAAGAATTATTTCATCCTCTTCGATGTCGTAGGGACATTGATTGACAGTGTGAATATtgttaaagaaaataacGACTTGGCCCACGAAATTGTAAATTCCATATTATCCAAATGGAACACCATACGTATAAATAGCCCATATATTATAGCCCTAATGGAGTGTATGTCCTGCATTACTAGTGCTTATGGaaaagattttttaaaatatgcaaaaaatgtcATAAGAACTTGTATCAAATTTCTGGTTCTACTATACATAGATTTAGAAGAGGagataaaatattattacaGTAAAAAAGCAGGCAatacaaatacatatatggtTAATAGGAATAATATATCCATGACGGCAAGTGAGTTACTTGCTTACTACAAAATTAGTAATGATGATTACTTTACCACGCTGAAAGATATCGACTCTATTTCCCCCTCCAAGAAAAAGGACCTAATTGAATGCAGCTTTGATTTGTTGTCGAGAATTCTAAGTGTTATTAATTCCAATATTATGAACATTATAAGCGAAAatgaatttaattttatcccGCTTGTGCATAAATATTGCCTGAAATTTGATAATATCAAATTTGATGGCATACTAAATAACAAGCTAATAATGAACCAGGGCTTCAACAAGATGGTCTTTTCCCCGGAAGGAGGAAATCCCAtttcatcttcatcatcgtcggtcgttaaaaatggaagaatagTAATTCcgagggaaggagaaaatgacgAACTCACAGAAttggcaaaaaattttttaaattttggcATACTACAATCAAATTTTGCCCTCATAGGAGATATTTCCCGATTTTGCGCCCAATATTTAATACCCTACTTGAATGACATTATCCCCTTTCTTATTGCGCACATTGCACACCCCTCCACCCCTGTGTCGAATAATGCTAGCTGGGCCATTGGAGAAATTAGCATACACATCAACCCTCAATACATGGAGGTATACGTGGATGAAATAATTAAGCAACTTATTTACATCTGCCAAAATTCAAAATATCATGGCTGTTTGctacaaaatatatgtatcaCTTTAGGGAGACTCTCCTCCATATATCCCAAGAAGATCATTTTCTACTTCCCTcagtttttaaaaacatgGTTAAAAATTATGTCACATGGAACacaggaaaacgaaaaaattaattcactCAAAGCTATTTTGGAAACACTCTACTTAAATCTAGATATCGCTGCCGAGAACTTACAGGACATTGTATATATCATACTTAAATACAAGTACGTATGtcaaaatatgaacaatttttttcaccagtTCTTAGCCACCATGAAGCAGAAGTACCCCACCCAGTGGAAGGGAATTTACAGCTCCACCGGCGACTCTTTGTCATCCCCAATCCCCAACGAAATGTTGAGCGATTTGAGCACGCGCTTTAATTTATAG
- a CDS encoding acetyl-CoA synthetase, putative, which produces MNNLESNGNINKMDSGQLNVIDIDQNIFLNKNSFPVNEFYSQNDNKTGTNGNIKDVSTYKEMYEESINNPELFWGSIAKNSVRWFKLFTKVYSGNFKKGNTSWFVNGKINACDNCVDRWAEKHPMKTAIIWEKDTPNDFKKITYQKLLEKTCKIANLLKMHGVKKQDVVTIYLPMIPEIVYSMLACARIGAIHNVVFAGYSAGSLCDRILDSKSSILITSDFGMRGGKLTKLKQIADAAMDMCGDAIKVCIVFKNKTKIGDTNRAYLDSTSQCKLQDSTSVNLKGAENFLAQDATRLINSNQNEMNQNEYEQMNHNRCDSVMHNSNCDTSGVTGSASVYACPLREGHCANHDDQGNHDNHNNYDARDSCDNHDNFPHGGHSLCNGMQTNNQCNVLHEDNTNRNDTKAKGIHTLHKKICKNSSLTKKNPTSDKTEHNKEIANGENKCSREEEATKNMADRNSHPFGKESCDYMNSVTCKSMMEATKESITFEGKGYPSNDCRKSNFDENICTLKEGRDVDGSALMKNMRAYCPIEYVDSEDFLCLLYTSGSTGKPKGVAHTTAGYLLYAYTTCKYIFDVNPDDIFGCVADIGWVTGHTYVLYGPLLNGITTTLFSSIPTYPDCGRYWSLIETHKITQFYTAPTALRALMKHGNSYIDKYDLSSCRILGSVGEPINPETWRWYYNIVGKKKCAIVDTYWQTETGGIVIAPIPNLFKMKPGCATLPFFGVELEILDSKTLEPLKGPNVCGLLCIKSPWPGMLRTVYGNHSRLVKTYFSSCPNYYFTGDGAYRDEDGYYWISGRIDDTLNVSGHRLGAAEIEHALVQHSCIAEAAVVSFRHVVKGEGILCFVVKKVCVSKKWGEVEGAETRGTLDQCVDRNGNTESVNAHLTSTSNLEKMDTMHVNYPDEKIIEELKLYVRRAIGPIATPDLICIVPDLPKTRSGKIIRRILRCIANGINDFGDMTTVANYEVIDIIVNKFKDSKSKFQSKM; this is translated from the coding sequence AAACATAAAAGATGTAAGTACATATAAAGAAATGTACGAAGAAAGTATTAACAACCCAGAGCTATTTTGGGGAAGCATAGCCAAAAATAGTGTAAGGTGGTTTAAATTATTCACCAAAGTATATAGtgggaattttaaaaaagggaacactAGCTGGTTCGTTAATGGCAAAATTAATGCATGTGATAATTGTGTAGATAGATGGGCCGAAAAACATCCAATGAAGACTGCAATAATATGGGAAAAAGATACACCaaatgattttaaaaaaataacttaTCAAAAATTGCTAGAAAAGACATGTAAAATTGccaatttattaaaaatgcatGGAGTAAAAAAGCAAGATGTGGTTACCATTTATTTACCAATGATTCCAGAAATTGTGTATAGCATGCTAGCATGTGCTAGAATAGGTGCAATTCACAATGTGGTCTTTGCGGGATATTCTGCAGGGAGTTTGTGTGATCGCATATTGGACTCCAAATCTAGTATATTAATTACGAGCGATTTTGGCATGAGGGGAGGGAAATTAACCAAACTCAAGCAAATTGCAGATGCAGCTATGGATATGTGTGGCGACGCCATCAAAGTTTGCATCGTctttaaaaacaaaacgaaGATAGGTGACACCAATAGAGCATACCTGGATAGCACATCGCAATGTAAGTTACAGGACTCAACCTCCGTCAATTTGAAAGGTGCTGAAAACTTTTTGGCACAGGATGCTACTCGCTTGATAAATAGCAatcaaaatgaaatgaaccAAAATGAATACGAACAAATGAACCACAACAGATGTGACAGTGTAATGCATAACTCCAATTGTGATACTAGTGGAGTTACGGGCAGTGCCTCCGTTTATGCGTGTCCGCTGAGGGAGGGCCATTGCGCCAATCACGATGATCAAGGCAATCACGATAATCACAATAATTACGATGCTCGGGATAGTTGTGATAATCATGATAATTTTCCCCATGGTGGCCACTCCCTCTGTAATGGGATGCAAACCAACAATCAATGCAACGTCCTCCACGAGGACAATACCAACAGAAATGATACTAAAGCGAAAGGGATACACACCCTCCACAAAAAAATCTGCAAAAATAGCAGTCTAACGAAGAAGAACCCCACTTCAGATAAAACAGAACATAATAAGGAAATTGCCAATGGAGAGAACAAATGCAGTCGAGAGGAAGAGGCAACCAAGAACATGGCAGACAGGAACAGTCACCCATTCGGGAAAGAGTCATGTGATTATATGAACTCAGTGACCTGTAAATCGATGATGGAAGCAACAAAGGAGAGCATAACAtttgaagggaaaggatACCCAAGTAATGATTGCAGGAAGAGCAATTTTGACGAGAATATATGCACGTTAAAAGAAGGTCGAGATGTGGATGGTTCCGCGTTAATGAAAAACATGAGAGCTTACTGTCCAATAGAATATGTCGACAGTGAAGATTTCCTATGTTTATTGTACACCTCCGGCTCGACTGGAAAACCTAAAGGTGTAGCGCATACAACCGCAGGGTATTTGCTATATGCGTATACAACctgtaagtatatatttgATGTAAATCCAGATGATATCTTTGGATGCGTTGCAGACATTGGGTGGGTAACTGGCCATACGTATGTTTTATATGGTCCCTTACTGAACGGAATAACAACCACcttgttttcttccattcCCACTTACCCAGATTGTGGTAGATATTGGAGTTTAATAGAAACGCATAAAATCACACAATTCTACACAGCACCTACAGCACTTAGAGCCTTAATGAAACATGGAAATTCATATATTGATAAATATGATTTGTCGTCATGTCGAATTTTAGGGAGTGTAGGTGAACCAATAAATCCAGAGACATGGAGATGGTATTACAATATtgtcgggaaaaaaaaatgtgcaattGTGGATACCTACTGGCAAACAGAAACGGGAGGAATTGTCATTGCACCCATaccaaatttatttaaaatgaagCCTGGGTGTGCtactcttccattttttggtgTCGAATTAGAAATCTTAGATTCTAAAACATTAGAACCTTTGAAGGGTCCTAATGTTTGTGGCTTGTTATGTATCAAGAGTCCATGGCCAGGCATGCTCAGGACAGTGTATGGAAATCACAGCAGGTTAgtaaaaacatatttttcttcttgccccaattattattttactgGAGATGGTGCATATAGAGATGAAGATGGATACTACTGGATATCTGGGAGAATTGATGATACTTTAAATGTCTCTGGTCATCGTTTAGGAGCTGCCGAAATTGAGCATGCCTTGGTCCAACATTCTTGCATCGCGGAGGCGGCTGTTGTTTCCTTCCGTCATGTTGTCAAGGGGGAAGGTATTTTATGCTTCGTTGTTAAAAAGGTGTGTGTCTctaaaaaatggggagaagtGGAGGGAGCAGAAACGAGAGGAACACTTGATCAATGCGTTGATCGGAATGGAAACACAGAAAGTGTGAATGCCCATTTAACATCGACTTCcaatttggagaaaatggACACCATGCATGTGAATTACccagatgaaaaaattatagaagaattaaaattGTACGTTAGACGAGCCATAGGTCCTATCGCCACCCCGGATCTTATTTGTATAGTTCCTGATTTGCCTAAAACcagaagtggaaaaattattaggaGAATACTAAGATGTATAGCAAACGGGATAAACGATTTTGGAGACATGACCACCGTTGCGAATTATGAAGTTATTGACATTATTGTAAACAAGTTTAAGGATTCCAAGTCCAAGTTCCAGTCAAAGATGTAA